A window from Planococcus maritimus encodes these proteins:
- the aroQ gene encoding type II 3-dehydroquinate dehydratase — MRVLVLNGPNLNRLGKRDKQAYGSFTLQELEQELAAFADSEGFELICRQSNHEGELIDWIHGADDDGVSGIVLNAGAYTHTSIAIRDAIASIQVPVVEVHISNIHAREAFRHESHIAPVAIGQIAGFGKDVYHLGLQALLLRQQKG; from the coding sequence ATGAGAGTCCTAGTATTAAACGGTCCCAATTTAAATCGTCTCGGCAAGCGCGATAAACAAGCCTATGGCAGTTTCACCTTGCAAGAGCTGGAGCAGGAACTGGCCGCGTTTGCAGACAGCGAAGGCTTCGAGTTGATTTGCCGGCAGTCCAATCATGAAGGGGAACTGATCGACTGGATCCACGGTGCGGATGACGATGGCGTATCAGGCATTGTCTTAAATGCCGGCGCTTACACGCATACGAGCATCGCAATTCGCGATGCTATCGCGTCGATTCAAGTGCCGGTCGTTGAAGTACATATTTCCAATATCCATGCACGTGAAGCATTTCGCCACGAATCCCATATCGCGCCGGTAGCTATAGGCCAAATCGCCGGTTTCGGTAAAGATGTATACCATCTAGGGCTGCAGGCACTTTTGCTTCGACAACAGAAAGGATGA
- a CDS encoding M24 family metallopeptidase: MKLTKLREQMQKQELDSLLVTNPYNLRFITGFTGTAGLALITPNDAWFITDFRYTEQAGEQVKEFKVVQAQKGLLDEVARIVQEAAVERLAFEQDYMTFATYSQYQDKLTATLEPVSGLIEQLRMVKAPEEIDVLKAAAKIADDAFEHICTYIKPGMTELQVSNELEFFMREQGATSSSFDIIVASGLRSALPHGVASDKKIEQGDLITLDFGALYQGYVSDITRTVAVGEPSDKLKEIYKIVLDSQVLALEKIKPGMTGIEADAIARDYIKSKGYGEAFGHSTGHGIGLEVHEGPGLSFRSETVLEPGMAVTVEPGIYLPGIGGVRIEDDILITETGNERLTHSSKELRIL, encoded by the coding sequence ATGAAATTGACGAAACTGCGCGAACAAATGCAAAAGCAGGAACTAGATTCCTTGTTAGTGACCAATCCGTACAATCTTCGTTTTATTACAGGCTTCACCGGAACGGCTGGGCTTGCGCTCATCACGCCGAACGACGCGTGGTTCATCACCGACTTCCGCTATACAGAACAAGCCGGTGAGCAAGTGAAAGAATTCAAAGTGGTCCAAGCGCAAAAAGGTTTGCTTGATGAAGTGGCGCGCATCGTTCAAGAAGCAGCAGTTGAACGTTTGGCATTCGAACAAGATTATATGACCTTTGCGACTTACTCACAATATCAAGACAAATTAACCGCAACACTAGAACCGGTAAGCGGCTTGATCGAACAGCTGCGCATGGTAAAAGCTCCGGAAGAAATCGACGTGCTGAAAGCGGCGGCGAAAATTGCTGATGATGCATTCGAACACATCTGTACATATATCAAACCGGGCATGACAGAACTACAAGTATCGAACGAATTGGAGTTTTTCATGCGTGAACAAGGCGCAACTTCTTCGTCCTTCGATATCATTGTGGCATCTGGCTTGCGCTCCGCATTGCCTCATGGTGTCGCATCCGACAAAAAGATCGAACAAGGTGACTTGATTACACTCGATTTTGGAGCTTTATACCAGGGCTATGTATCGGATATCACGCGCACGGTCGCGGTCGGCGAACCATCCGATAAGCTAAAGGAAATCTACAAAATCGTCTTGGACTCTCAAGTGTTGGCGCTAGAGAAAATCAAACCAGGCATGACGGGCATCGAAGCAGATGCGATTGCCCGCGATTACATCAAGTCTAAAGGCTACGGCGAAGCGTTTGGCCATTCGACAGGACATGGCATCGGCCTTGAAGTCCATGAAGGTCCCGGCTTGTCGTTCCGTTCAGAAACGGTACTAGAGCCGGGAATGGCTGTCACTGTCGAACCTGGCATCTATTTGCCGGGGATTGGCGGAGTGCGCATTGAAGATGATATACTGATAACCGAAACGGGGAATGAGCGCTTGACGCATTCTTCAAAAGAGCTACGCATTTTATAA